In one Crocosphaera sp. UHCC 0190 genomic region, the following are encoded:
- the dpdH gene encoding protein DpdH has protein sequence MTFQNYVCWKSENIQRILNIEAIQPEDHIFLATHHPLKMKKSESIQGTDEISYTEEDCLRDFLQSDDFAFVPILGQSGTGKSHLIRWLDANIESTKKRKVLLIPKLGTNLKDIIGMILNLPELEGEKFDEYRKRLIKSSSSLTETEARKQLLNQLAVAVGDNERRDHNKLTEEEQYLVESLDSLLYDPYFRKEYWLKDEGIIHRLVTHTLGYQNTIENVEKRREFTLEDLPLSIVGLQKAGEQATDFYRFLIGDEDVQKDTVSWLNKHLDEAITKVLNLGKEDLQILMREVRETLAHKEVELVLLIEDFAKLQGIDREVLEAVLARPQQAGSQPLCAIRTALACTTGYFNGLIQSFDTIQQRVTFKVSLDVGEISDHSLVTEADIQQMVARYLNAVRHQNSDLKQWLEDYKNDENNSQPPNFCEDCQHRQDCHKGFGDINGMGLYPFTPIALQQMRKRVNPDHFNPRILLKDVLKYTLENSVENIENGSFPSTSIREHFGKMRLSAITQSDIKSKDTKHSQRRQTLIDLWTDSDKICDLSPEIHTAFNLPPLGVEVIETNITPVVKETTGTYEVSPNTSNDSKIPDKLAEKLNILDNWNNQAILPQDVEKDIREFVYPAVCEHIEWDTEMLIKGNFASNSSVFKQRNVQVYSPRMRGEGANHAGIILQLPLKPDDEKPDDEKPDDENEFRETAIAFQGMLLYSYYKHWNFEDGDRYFRTYAKHLDRWSNYILEQIRCRPRISGELWNPVPATVELLEIASQMSGLPNTSIEASINSLFLEIPELDDNNRSSSWKALYKVFQTNKNKLLDILKSYIGCTKGSRFNFQIIDTVQIIEPLKTVRKTGNPQCDVPDDLNKEYEVIQKVRNKVDELLMKAIEEETDRQLSTYEKLVAEFGENVNKKEVVYSIKEAIDQAREAGVFGQKSAEKLGELVVNFNKTRLTNYLELMEKVKNEKELSTTSSNKLLSLLSENNTKIITVSSEFLEESNKFLDSSLNSVQDHIHQLTSEENGESIETITQSIEKNLLELQDLLIEIKDF, from the coding sequence ATGACTTTTCAAAATTATGTTTGCTGGAAAAGCGAGAATATTCAACGCATTCTTAATATAGAAGCAATTCAACCAGAAGACCATATTTTCTTAGCGACTCATCATCCTTTAAAGATGAAAAAAAGTGAATCAATTCAAGGAACTGATGAAATTAGTTATACAGAAGAAGACTGTTTAAGAGACTTTTTACAATCTGATGATTTTGCTTTTGTTCCCATTTTAGGTCAATCAGGAACAGGAAAATCCCATTTAATTCGTTGGTTAGATGCCAATATTGAATCAACCAAAAAACGCAAAGTCTTATTAATTCCAAAATTAGGAACCAACTTAAAAGACATTATTGGGATGATTTTAAATCTTCCTGAATTAGAAGGAGAAAAATTTGATGAATATCGTAAACGTTTAATTAAATCATCCAGTAGCTTAACCGAAACAGAAGCAAGAAAACAATTACTTAATCAATTAGCGGTAGCAGTAGGAGATAATGAAAGACGAGATCATAATAAATTAACAGAAGAAGAACAATATTTAGTAGAGAGTTTAGACTCTCTTTTATATGATCCCTATTTTCGTAAAGAGTATTGGTTAAAAGATGAAGGTATTATTCATCGTCTTGTTACCCATACTTTAGGTTATCAAAATACTATTGAAAATGTTGAAAAAAGACGAGAATTTACTTTAGAAGATCTTCCATTATCCATTGTTGGTTTACAAAAAGCAGGAGAACAAGCGACAGATTTCTATCGTTTTCTTATTGGTGATGAAGACGTTCAAAAAGACACGGTAAGCTGGTTAAATAAACATTTAGATGAAGCTATCACAAAGGTTTTGAACTTAGGGAAAGAAGACTTACAAATACTAATGCGAGAAGTGAGAGAAACTCTTGCTCACAAAGAAGTAGAATTAGTCTTATTAATTGAAGATTTTGCCAAATTACAGGGAATAGATAGGGAAGTTTTAGAAGCAGTTTTAGCTAGACCCCAACAAGCAGGAAGTCAACCCTTATGCGCTATTCGCACGGCCTTAGCTTGCACAACTGGTTATTTTAATGGTTTAATTCAAAGCTTTGATACCATTCAACAAAGAGTCACTTTTAAAGTTAGTTTAGACGTGGGAGAAATTAGTGATCACTCCTTAGTAACAGAAGCAGATATTCAACAAATGGTGGCCAGATATTTAAACGCTGTCCGTCATCAAAATAGTGATTTAAAACAATGGTTAGAAGACTACAAAAATGATGAAAATAATTCTCAACCTCCTAATTTTTGTGAAGACTGTCAACACCGTCAAGACTGTCATAAAGGGTTTGGTGATATTAATGGGATGGGACTTTATCCCTTTACTCCCATTGCGTTACAACAAATGAGAAAACGGGTTAACCCTGATCATTTTAATCCCCGTATTCTCTTAAAAGATGTTCTTAAATATACCCTGGAAAATTCAGTTGAGAACATTGAAAATGGTTCTTTTCCTTCTACTTCAATACGAGAACATTTCGGCAAAATGCGTTTAAGTGCTATTACTCAAAGTGATATTAAAAGTAAAGATACTAAACATTCCCAACGTCGTCAAACATTAATAGATTTATGGACAGATAGCGATAAAATATGTGACCTTTCTCCTGAAATTCATACTGCTTTTAATCTTCCTCCTTTGGGAGTTGAAGTCATTGAAACAAATATTACTCCTGTTGTCAAAGAAACTACAGGAACCTATGAAGTTTCTCCTAACACCTCTAATGACTCAAAAATTCCCGATAAATTAGCAGAAAAACTCAACATTTTAGATAATTGGAATAATCAAGCTATTCTCCCTCAAGACGTAGAAAAAGACATCCGTGAGTTTGTTTATCCTGCGGTTTGTGAACATATTGAATGGGATACAGAAATGCTAATTAAAGGTAATTTTGCCAGTAATAGTTCTGTATTTAAACAACGTAATGTCCAAGTTTATAGTCCCAGAATGAGAGGAGAAGGTGCTAATCATGCAGGAATTATTTTACAGCTTCCTCTTAAGCCAGATGATGAAAAGCCAGATGATGAAAAGCCAGATGATGAAAATGAATTTCGAGAAACAGCCATTGCTTTTCAAGGAATGCTACTTTATAGTTACTATAAACACTGGAACTTTGAAGACGGAGATCGCTATTTCCGAACCTACGCAAAACACTTAGATCGCTGGAGTAACTACATTCTAGAACAAATTCGTTGTCGTCCTCGTATTTCGGGGGAACTCTGGAACCCCGTTCCAGCAACCGTTGAACTACTGGAAATCGCTTCTCAAATGTCTGGACTTCCTAATACTTCCATTGAAGCGTCAATTAACTCTTTATTCCTGGAAATACCCGAACTTGATGATAATAACCGTAGTTCATCTTGGAAAGCATTGTATAAAGTTTTTCAAACTAATAAAAACAAATTACTTGATATTCTCAAAAGTTATATCGGTTGTACCAAAGGGAGTCGTTTTAATTTTCAAATAATTGATACAGTCCAAATAATTGAACCCCTCAAAACAGTTCGTAAAACAGGGAATCCTCAATGTGATGTTCCTGATGATTTAAACAAAGAATATGAAGTTATCCAAAAAGTACGAAATAAAGTCGATGAACTGTTAATGAAAGCTATAGAAGAAGAAACAGATCGCCAACTTTCTACTTATGAAAAGTTAGTAGCAGAATTTGGAGAAAATGTCAACAAAAAAGAGGTTGTTTACTCAATCAAAGAAGCCATAGATCAAGCGAGAGAAGCAGGAGTTTTTGGGCAAAAAAGTGCAGAAAAATTAGGTGAACTTGTGGTTAATTTCAATAAGACAAGATTAACTAATTATCTCGAACTTATGGAAAAAGTCAAAAACGAAAAAGAATTATCAACTACTTCCTCTAATAAATTACTTTCTTTATTAAGTGAGAACAATACCAAAATCATAACAGTTTCTAGTGAATTTCTTGAAGAAAGTAATAAGTTTTTAGATAGTTCTTTAAACTCTGTTCAAGATCACATTCATCAATTAACATCAGAAGAAAACGGAGAATCAATTGAAACCATTACCCAATCTATCGAAAAGAATTTACTTGAGTTACAAGATTTACTCATTGAAATTAAGGATTTTTAA